In Phormidium yuhuli AB48, one genomic interval encodes:
- a CDS encoding ATP-binding protein → MWDFLNQLIQTIFSPNQTYMPHGHCYLWQTPLVALHVTSDALIALAYFSIPTLLIYFVAQRRDVPFLNVFYLFGAFIVLCGLGHLMDIWTLWHPAYWLAGAERAITAVVSCYTAASMVTLLPQFLSLKTPEQLEMLNSVLKREIEQRQVIEEELRQANQCLEARVQERTAALEASTQALAASQAQLQEAQAMAHIGSIDYDLKTREISVSAEMKRIYHLEDSNASVSLKDFLKSIHPSDRSRWWQTQRQLLDKGESIHLEHRLLLSNGEIRYLDIKGEPDYNADGELVKLYGVALDITESKLAKLQLEQQAQRSDLIAKTLERVWSSLSLQEVMQVTVDEVRPFLDVERVVIYRFQEDWSGDVMVESVSDPDLAILGEHFEDDCFRQEYLQQYRQGRIRGVENVATSTLPSCHKALLARIQVQANLVLPLLWHPQSLEEPPELWGLLIAHSCRKTRIWMESEVKLLRQLTVQLGIALRQHNLVESLKSELQERRQIEAALRDSEAAERHKAETLHQTLQTLQQTQAKLVQSEKMASLGQMVGGLAHEINNPISFIYGNINHAREYSNQLFELVDLYQQYYPQAPEAIADVLDELDVEFIRKDFPQLLKSMTVGAERIRNIILSLRNFSRLDEAERKVADINVNIETTLRMIHSRLSQAASRSSIEVVTQLGELPPITCYPGQLNQALFNIFNNAIDTLEDRLRQDPSFKPRLQVTSSLQVSETEAGERAMEAIARIEIADNGLGIPDELLDRIFDPFFTTKPIGQGTGLGLSTAYQIVVDQHQGTFYCETNSPCGTRFVIEIPAH, encoded by the coding sequence ATGTGGGATTTTTTAAATCAACTCATTCAAACCATTTTTTCACCGAACCAGACCTATATGCCTCACGGTCATTGTTACCTGTGGCAAACCCCTCTCGTTGCCTTGCATGTCACCAGTGATGCCCTGATTGCCCTAGCCTACTTCTCGATTCCGACCCTGCTGATCTACTTTGTTGCTCAGCGTCGGGATGTCCCCTTTTTAAACGTCTTTTATTTGTTCGGCGCGTTTATCGTCCTTTGTGGACTGGGGCATCTGATGGATATCTGGACTCTTTGGCATCCCGCCTACTGGCTAGCGGGGGCGGAACGCGCCATCACAGCTGTCGTCTCCTGCTATACAGCGGCCTCCATGGTCACCTTACTGCCCCAGTTCCTCTCGTTGAAAACCCCAGAACAACTGGAAATGCTCAATTCCGTTCTAAAACGGGAAATTGAGCAGCGTCAGGTAATTGAAGAAGAGTTACGACAGGCCAATCAATGCTTGGAGGCTCGTGTGCAAGAGCGCACCGCCGCCCTAGAAGCGAGTACTCAAGCCCTAGCAGCAAGTCAGGCCCAGCTCCAAGAAGCCCAGGCTATGGCCCATATCGGCAGCATTGACTATGACCTAAAAACCCGAGAAATCAGCGTTTCAGCCGAGATGAAGCGGATTTATCACCTAGAAGATTCAAACGCCTCTGTGAGTCTGAAAGACTTTCTTAAATCCATTCATCCGAGCGATCGCTCCCGTTGGTGGCAGACTCAACGGCAGTTGCTGGATAAGGGAGAATCGATCCACCTAGAACATCGCCTTTTATTAAGTAATGGGGAAATTCGTTACTTAGATATTAAAGGAGAACCTGACTATAATGCCGACGGTGAGTTAGTCAAACTCTATGGAGTGGCCCTAGATATTACCGAGTCCAAACTGGCTAAGTTACAGTTAGAGCAACAAGCTCAACGCAGCGACCTGATTGCCAAAACTCTAGAACGGGTCTGGTCTTCTCTGAGTTTACAGGAGGTCATGCAGGTCACGGTGGATGAAGTACGTCCGTTTCTCGATGTCGAGCGTGTGGTGATTTACCGCTTTCAAGAGGATTGGAGTGGCGATGTGATGGTGGAGTCGGTATCTGATCCGGATCTGGCCATTCTTGGGGAGCATTTTGAGGATGATTGTTTCCGCCAGGAGTATTTGCAACAGTACCGACAGGGGCGAATTCGAGGGGTGGAGAATGTGGCCACCAGTACCCTACCCAGTTGCCATAAAGCTTTACTCGCAAGAATCCAGGTACAAGCTAACTTGGTCTTACCCCTACTCTGGCATCCCCAGTCGTTGGAAGAGCCTCCAGAACTTTGGGGACTCCTGATTGCCCATTCCTGTCGTAAGACTCGTATTTGGATGGAGTCGGAAGTGAAGCTGTTACGACAGTTGACCGTCCAGTTGGGAATTGCCTTGCGTCAACATAATCTCGTTGAATCCCTCAAGAGCGAGTTACAGGAACGCCGCCAGATTGAAGCCGCCTTACGAGACTCGGAAGCCGCCGAACGCCACAAGGCGGAAACCTTGCATCAGACCTTGCAAACCCTGCAACAAACCCAGGCCAAACTGGTGCAGTCGGAGAAAATGGCCTCCTTGGGACAAATGGTGGGGGGTCTGGCCCATGAAATCAATAATCCCATTAGCTTTATCTATGGCAACATCAACCATGCTCGTGAGTATAGCAATCAGTTGTTCGAGTTAGTGGATCTCTATCAGCAGTATTATCCCCAGGCTCCTGAGGCGATCGCCGATGTTCTCGACGAACTAGATGTGGAATTTATCCGGAAGGACTTCCCACAATTGCTTAAGTCCATGACCGTGGGTGCTGAGCGCATCCGCAACATCATACTCTCTTTACGCAATTTTTCCCGTTTGGATGAGGCAGAGCGCAAGGTGGCAGATATCAATGTCAATATTGAGACCACCCTGAGGATGATTCACAGCCGCCTCTCCCAAGCGGCCTCACGATCTTCGATTGAGGTGGTGACACAGCTGGGAGAGTTACCCCCCATTACCTGTTATCCAGGGCAACTGAATCAGGCCTTGTTTAATATCTTCAATAATGCCATTGATACCCTAGAGGACCGTCTGCGACAGGACCCAAGCTTTAAGCCGAGGTTGCAGGTTACCTCAAGCTTACAGGTCTCGGAAACGGAGGCGGGCGAGAGGGCAATGGAGGCGATCGCCCGGATTGAGATTGCCGATAATGGTCTGGGGATTCCTGATGAGCTACTTGATCGGATCTTTGACCCGTTTTTTACCACGAAGCCGATCGGCCAAGGAACTGGCTTGGGGCTCTCGACGGCCTATCAAATTGTGGTAGACCAACATCAAGGCACGTTTTATTGTGAAACGAATTCCCCCTGTGGGACCCGATTTGTGATTGAAATTCCGGCCCATTAA